Part of the Bacteroidota bacterium genome is shown below.
ATTGGCAATAGAGCGGATGGCATTTCCATACTCGGTACGCTCGGGCGAATACACATTCAGCACCCCGAGCGAGTATCGCAGCTCGGGCGAAAGCATCACGCGGTCTCCGTATAGGGTAAGGCCCCAGGCAAACTCGATGCTGAGGTCCTTGCGGTCTATCTTAATCAGGTCCGGGTCGTCTTTCACCCGCTTTTCGCTGGTCAGGTTCAGGCTATACTTCAGGCCGGTCATCACATACACGCGGTAGTTGTGGTAAAACTGGCTCTTGAAGCGTATCATCAGGGGTAGGTCCATATAGCTGGCCTGTAGCCGTCGGTCGAAGGTAGTGTCGCGCACCCGGTAGGTAAAGTCGCGCTGCTGTAGCGATACCTGGGGCACAAAGCGCAGGTCGAAATACCGGTGCAGCGGCAGGTTCGCTATCAGCCCCAGGTTAATGCCGGGTACAGGCCGGGCACGTACATCTCTGGCTATCAGCCCCGTAATGGGGTCCGGGTCAATGTCTCCCTGATCCAGGCGTACGAAACCCATATGCAGCCCCATGGTGAAGCCCAGGTTCCACTTTCGTGTGTCATACTTGGTGTTGTTCCACTGGGCCAGGCCCACGTTGGTCAACGCCAGCACAAGTAGCAGGCTTATTTTTCCAGCCAATACAGCGCGCATATACCGAGGGATAAGGATTTGAACTGGGTATTTTTGTATCCGATACGCTGACAGATGGTTAGAAACGCGGGGCCATGCGGAAAGGCCTGTACGCTGTTGGGTAGGTATTGATAGGCCCGGGGATCCCGGGAAAACAAACCGCCAAAGAAGGGGAGCAGCGTCTTGTAGTAAAACTGCACCAGCTGGCGCATGGGGAAGGCCGCTGGCACAGCAGGCTCCAGGATAACCACTGCACCACCGGGCCGCAGTATGCGGTACATCTCCGCCAGGCCCTTCTCCAGATTTTCAAAATTGCGTACACCGAAGCCAACGGTAATGGCATCGCAGAAATTGTCTGGGTAGGGCATATTTTCACTATCGCCCAGCACCATCTCCACCTGTGTCAGCTTGCGCTTGCGCATTTTTTCGCGGCCCACCTCCAGCATACCAGACGAAATATCTACGCCAATCACCCTCTCGGGCTTAAGGATACGCGCCGCCTCTATGGCAAAATCGCCGGTGCCGGTTGCCAGGTCGATAACAATGCGGGGCCGCAAGGGCCGCAGCATGCGCACCGCCCTGCGCCGCCACAGGATGTCGATACCGCCGCTCAGGAAGTGGTTCAGAAAATCGTAGCGCCTGCTGATGGCATCAAACATCTGGGCCACCTGCTTTTTCTTTTCGCCCGCCTGCTGGCCATAGGGGGTTACGGTATCGTGTTTGTGAGACATAAGCCGATGGCTGATCTTATACGGTGGCACAAAGGTAACAGATATGTACCGCACCTGCACCCAGGCTGGCCTTCAGTTAGGCACAAGCACCTGGCTAGGGCCAAACGCGCAGGGCCAGCTCGTCTTTAGGCATTTGGCCGGGCCATTCGGGCCATTCGGCCAGGTGGGAGCTAGGGCTTTTTGGTTTGCTGTTCGTCTATACGCTGCTGCAGCAGCTCTTTGAAGGGGGCCACCTCCTCGGGGGTGCGCTTTCCGGCCAGGATGAGGCGTAGCTCGCGGCGGCGCTTTGCACCCGCTTGCAGCTCCAGTTCCTCGGCCGTGGTGGGCTTCAGCTCGTTTACGGGTATGGGCTGTCCGCCTTGGTCTACGGCCACAAAGGTGTAGTAGGCATGGTTGCACTCCCGGCGGGTTCCGTGCAGGGTGTTTTCGGCCCACACCTGTAGCTTGATCTCCATACTGGTGGTAAAGGCACAGGTAACGCGGGCGGTGATGATGACCACCTCGCCCAGCTT
Proteins encoded:
- a CDS encoding PorT family protein, whose translation is MRAVLAGKISLLLVLALTNVGLAQWNNTKYDTRKWNLGFTMGLHMGFVRLDQGDIDPDPITGLIARDVRARPVPGINLGLIANLPLHRYFDLRFVPQVSLQQRDFTYRVRDTTFDRRLQASYMDLPLMIRFKSQFYHNYRVYVMTGLKYSLNLTSEKRVKDDPDLIKIDRKDLSIEFAWGLTLYGDRVMLSPELRYSLGVLNVYSPERTEYGNAIRSIANHTLTFSLNFE
- the ubiE gene encoding bifunctional demethylmenaquinone methyltransferase/2-methoxy-6-polyprenyl-1,4-benzoquinol methylase UbiE; translated protein: MSHKHDTVTPYGQQAGEKKKQVAQMFDAISRRYDFLNHFLSGGIDILWRRRAVRMLRPLRPRIVIDLATGTGDFAIEAARILKPERVIGVDISSGMLEVGREKMRKRKLTQVEMVLGDSENMPYPDNFCDAITVGFGVRNFENLEKGLAEMYRILRPGGAVVILEPAVPAAFPMRQLVQFYYKTLLPFFGGLFSRDPRAYQYLPNSVQAFPHGPAFLTICQRIGYKNTQFKSLSLGICALYWLEK
- a CDS encoding acyl-CoA thioesterase, producing MKSKTPQDSYTEITEMVLPNDTNPLGNLMGGRLLHLMDIAAAIAAGRHSNRVCVTASVDFVDFKSPIKLGEVVIITARVTCAFTTSMEIKLQVWAENTLHGTRRECNHAYYTFVAVDQGGQPIPVNELKPTTAEELELQAGAKRRRELRLILAGKRTPEEVAPFKELLQQRIDEQQTKKP